ttaattataatggGGGTTGTTGATTTTGATTTGTTGTTCATTTATTTGTGagaattattgtttatttattaagAACAATACTGAATGGGTCATGGGtgttattgattttaaattgttgcttattcataatttattttagtggTGTGGCAGTGATACTAGTCTACTAGCATGCCTAATGcctttttagttatttaatttgattagatGATATAAAACTATAATTGATTTTATACTTTTGGTACTTGCTATTACATTGGATTGTTCATGTTTAACTTGTTTcttgatattttattaatgctttatattatatttgaaatCTTGATGAGTACTGAGTAATAGACTAGGCTAGTAGTTCTATTCAATagtcttattttatattttattaataatgttttattatatatttattgtttATATTATTCTAAATATGAATGTTAATCTATGTACATTATATTTATATGCATATAtctaaaatatgtaaaatttttagCTTCTATCACCTTTTTAAAAAAGGCATCGCCTCTCGCCTCGGGCGATAGGAGGCCTTGTCGCCTTTATATCGCCTCTCACCTTGATAACACtgtgtattttaaaaattttccttattttttcaGTTTCATAGTACTTGAAAACAAGCTCACTTCAACATGTTTTCCAATTTTCCAATGAAGAAAGAGAAACCAAAAATGGAGAAGATAACAACAAGATAAAGAAAAAGTAAATTGTTTCAATTACGTATACAAATTCTCGgtattttgataaaataaaataaaaaaaaagaaattaagcaAGATTCTTAAATTCATGTTCTTTATCATGAGAAGTATCTCCCACTacccaaaatttttatttatctttttaaaaatatttaattgtgcATGAATCTATATTCTAGACATGAAAGATAAACTAAATTTGTAAACAAACATTGTTCTTATTCTACCATTTTGTTGGCAATGAAGCACATAGCATTTCATAAGCATGTAATTACTATGCTTGAAATAAAACTTCCTAAGAGGATTTGATAGGATCAAGGACAATTGTTTTCCTAACCCAAATTAGGCCCAATTTTGCAAAAATTAACTCATCCATGGAACATCTacgtaaaaaattatttttcctgTCATTGGGTGAAACACTATAAATtagtaaggaaaaaaaattttttgataaaaaataatttgcttAACAAACAAACAATTTGAACCTACACAAACTTCATTTTTCTATTCATAATTGAATAGGTAAgaaattatatgataaattGTGATTATCATCCATCATTCACAAACAATTATCACGCTCCAATTATTAGGTTTTATAATTGGACTATAGTGTGAAATTATTTGTTAATACTTTTGCCACTTTTTATCAATAATGGATTTACGTGCAAAACCTTAGGAACTTCTAAGTAATTATCTCCTTGCTGTCCACAACCCAATTAGACGGTAAGTACAAAAAAGTACCATGTGATTTcacaattttacaattaagcCTCTTTTTTGCAGCATTTTCATTCTGTGGGAGTTTGTACTATTAGCACTTAAGTGCAAAACATACACTATTAGTTCACGATTGTGTTTGATCATATTTTAGTTGCTACAATGGAAGTAGTTTTCTAATAACATTTACAAATATAAATGCAATTTGTGAATAAACATGATTGGACTCCATAAAATATTAGATTATGGTAGATAGAATCACATGCAATCCATAACAATTCACTATTGCTCCATTCTATTTTCAGACATGTTACCATTTGCCCTCCCTCAATGGAAAACCACATCCACCACATCAACCCAACTTTTACCTCATGTCTATATAACAATCATGATATCCATAATATATGGCAAAAGTTCCTACACTTGACCTAACATGAATAAGACGACATATGATAAACCTTACatttgtttatatgtaatatacCTAATTGTAGCAATCCAaacatttttagaaaaaaaaaaactaaataaggaAAACATTTTATATCCCAAGAGACTACTTTATGCGAAGCTGGTCCATTGAAATAAGCTCAATTAGACCACTTACAAATTTACTGATTGGCTTCATGTTAAAAGTTGTGGCTAGTTTAGTGTGCCAACTAACTTGTTAAAGCATGCCACACGCACATCACCCATGCTCTTcaacaacattaaaaaaataaataaattaataaatcaaacaCACAGAAAAATAAGCAGAATATATCTTATACCAATAAGAACtttttcataaaatcatggctTCCATAAGCAGAAGGGAATTGGATTCAAATCCTCAATTTCAGTTGGACTATTTCGTACAGTGAaacagaattttaaaaaaaaaaattacctgaATGGCATAAACTACTGCATTAATTGTGAAGAAACTCGGCCTAAGTCCATCAGTAGATACAGCACGGGCCTGCTCAATATACAACAATTAATAGAGCCAACTTAATCCAATGCAGACTGAAAAACAAATTAAACAGACTGTTAAGAAGCATCACCTGATAGTATATTTCTGCCCAGAACAAAACCAAAAGTGCATATGTTGTGAAGAAAGCAAGACTTGGCAAATCAAGTAAGACATGTTGGAGAATCTAACAAAGCATATATCATCACGCTAGGGATTAGAATTGTTAGAAAGAGAAAATTAGAACGGTGATTCAAAGCTGGAAACTAACCGATGGATGTATAGTTTCTATATCTCGGCGAAAAATGAATACAAGACAGCGAACTACAAGGTAGAAGAAAGCAGAATCAATAAGAAAACAGTATAATCAAGGCATGATAAATGAAGACAATATATGAAAGTTCAAGGTATCCAGCACAAACCCCCATTCACCAGGAAATTGAGAAAGTGGAAAACCTTCTGTGTAGTCCAACCATACTCTGGAACTCTCAATTGTATCCGTACCAGTTGAACCTAAGCACCAATAATTTCTAAGATGTAACACCAACAAAAGAGGGGCAAAAGACAATTACGTACATTGCATATGGCAATAGACGAAAATTAACCCAGTAAATCTAACATCAATAACCATCCGTTCAATTTGAAACCCTAGAATCCTCAGTGAACTGAACACTAATCCCCCGATTCCCAAATTGAAGCCCAACATAATTAGCTAAATTATAAATGAGgtcagaaattaaataatttattaagcaATTGATCATTGAGGTGAAAAATATTGACTAACTGACCTTTCAAAATCCAAATTAcaaactttgaaaaaaaaaatatataaaataaaatgagagagagaaagagagagagtaaAAGAGAGGCGTACCAAAGCAACGGCGGCGACGAAGCCATAAAGTGCGGCAAGAACGTGAAAGATCCGATCCTGCCACACAATCGATTCGTTTATCTCTTGCCACCAACTGGATGCGTCTCTCAATTTGTAGGCTATAATCGCCGGAAATTCTACTCCGTTCCTCCCCATCCCCTCGATCACCTAACCTCGCCGAAGATTGATAAAAACTGAAACTCTTCCTTAGATTTTTCGAATAACTACACTATATGTATTATTACAACAAGTAAGAAGGGATCCGTTCACGTTCGTTCCTTCTTCTGTTTCTTTGCCTTTTTCTAAACTAGTTCTGTTTATTATCGTCCGGAATATAAATGGAGGTGAAGAAAAGGCCGGCGAGAAGGAAAAGAAGGTTGGACGGGGGCGGGGGATTTTCTCGAAAGAAAGGTAAGGTAACCGGCTATAACCGGTGGTGTTATCTCGGATGAATTTTAAGATTACGTTTTTTAGTTTAGACTTTCCAGGTAACAGTTATAGGTGCATTCCACGTTCTCTTAAATTCCCACGTTGCTTAACACTGGCTTACGGTGACCTAGGACAGGTGTGGCCTATAACCATCCCAATAGCCAAATGCGATGCATATATAAATTTGTACTTTCAATCTCATGAGAGATTATCCAATATTTTTCATccaatttattgaaaattacaataattatttCCAATAATTAATGATTATTTAAGGACAGATAATACTCTTTTAACTAATAAGATTGAAAGAGTTGaataatcatttaaaaattatcgcTAGCATttcttttattcaaaatttacctTAAAAAATTGTGGCTGcactttgaattaatttattagtaaactcaaaataatttcataatctatgctaatatatataaaaaaaaaaacttaatggCCTAAATTTACTATTCATGATCaatatctaataataataattgcatatacaatttaaaataaacaaaattgaaAGTGACTcatatttttacatttaaaaaaattctctctAAATTCAAATTAGTCaataatagtttaaaaatattaatgatattTGTTGATTAGATTGCCATGTTATTTTAATTGTACTTTTTGATTGTTCAAGTACACGTCCTAAGACTGTTTCCAAAATTTAAGGCTTCATAgaacttttatttttgttaaattttaagAGAGCAAAAATGCATTTAATTTGTCGGTGGTGGCACTGGCTATGCAGTCAGAATGAAGCTAGCTCACAGTGGTTAGGAGTTTATAGACCGATAGGATTGTGAACTTTGGTGCTATGCATAATACTATTTCGAATCTATGGTGTCCAAGAAAAGGCATCTATATGTAGGATTTCAAGCAGAATAGGTGTTTGATGCAGTTCTTTCGGACCGCTACTAGCATTAGGGTTCAAATCGATTTAAGGTCGCTAAAGCCAGTAGTAAACCTACTGTACATCCTGTTATACctgatataatcccatacataattatacgatttaacaaaatatataaatatttcatgaaccaaaactcgacctgtgcatgtatcaaaactaaaattataaaactcatactagagccctcatcaaatgctccagtatggtcaacataaCATGTCTCAAGCTCAGTTCAAACATAaattcatacttaaaacttttacataaagggTAATGAAAACAGGGATTAGAAGGACAAAGCACAATTATAATCCAtacataatacatgtccacaactatactattacaatagactataccagcaactcaaCTAACTTCCCAaactaactctgatcctgcaaacctggggttaggggaaagggataaactacaagagtctagtgagcagaacataaaaagagttcaataaatatatgattgtatgaatgcgtcacaacacaaacaattcatatcAAGATGGACATGTTACCGGTAACCCTCTACAAATTTTAATAGTGCTCGGCCCACGACGGGTGCTCCTCAGAACTTCTTCTTAAACATATTATAACATGTCCataatgtcaggggcgtagaatggacagtcatggtctttcccttacatagtgccaggggcatagaattgACAGCCCTGATCTTTCCATAtccatcatagcatatcatagcatatcataacatactcaATGAccagtgggtcatccaacatccatccacaataacaataaattatgcaatgcgtcatatttgtgaattctaatgtaaacaacttaattacatatacatgacattcgtgatgcatgagcatgcttaaaaggtttgatttctttaaaatactAGATCAGTTCAgttttactcacctctggctgacgctcgcctaaaaCTGAAGTAAttatctcactgcaggcctctacggtcttccaagttcgatcctacacagatggacttaaataagggaccaaacataacttttacaatacTCAAAACAACCCCCTAAAAACCCCTATAAACATACAAGAATATACATAGAAATCAGGCAAAAAAAGGCTGGGCAGGAGACTTTCGGCGacaagttcgacggccgaaggtccctcacagatccaaaagtcaaaactttcgggggcaggttcggcgacctaaAGCCCtttacagattcgaaagtcaaacctttgggggcaggttcgacggcctaaAGCTCTCATAGATCCGAAGGTTGAAACCTTTTGGGGCAAGTTAGGTGGCCTAaagcccttcacagatccgaaggtcATGCCTTCAGGAGCAGGTTAGGTGGCCTAAAGGCTGCCTCCGTAGGTAGGTTTGGTGGCCAAACCttacttcggcagccgaacttgggttttccAGCAAGGCAAAATCCGATTTTGCCCTAAGCAAGCATCCACCAACAGCTCCCTTTCTCACATGCAACAGCTCAGAAACAAAGGCACACACATAACATGTATAAATTACATCTAGATCTAACCTAATCCTCATCATGCAACATCAACAACTCGAGAGAAAATACCCAATAACAACCCTAAGCTCAACCTTTCGACTTAGAGGAAAAATTTAACTTGCATGCATCAacaaacccccctaaaacacctatAAAACTTGCTGAAACCTTTAGAAAACAGGATAAAGGTGAAGAtcaaacttacctcttgaaaaacaGCAAGGTGACAGCAAGCAAGGGGTGGGCTTAGAGATAGAGAGATGAGTTCCGAGGGTTCCAAGAGCTAGAGTTTCGAAAAGCAACTTAAACTTCAAGCATAAAAACACGAATTCTTTAAGGAATTTGGAGAAATTTCAGCAAAAATGCCAAAGAGATTGCATGAAATCACCTTTGCTCAAAAATAGAGAAAGAAATCTCGTATTTTCGGGTTGAtggcctttataggtggctgagaAAACcacgttcagcggccgaactttaggATTCctctaaaactcttttctcttttcttttaacaCGATtccaaaaagtttcaaatttattttatgaaaatcttaTTTTGCCCTTCTAAAGATTCCAGTTTCGGGATTCTGAATTCCAATAGAGATTCTGTCGAAAAGTGAAAATTCTGACGCCGGAGTTTAGCTGAGTATTATACCCCTTCCACTTATTCATGTCAACGTTGCATctacattaataaaataagaataaatatattattaatatgtcccataatggagaagaagaagataatcgAGAAGATAACGATGATAGCAGCTTTAGTAGCGAAGAGGATGATAATCTTAACGGTTAAGTAGATACTTTATATGTACAATAATATAGTTATACTTACTATTATTATTCAAAACTTAATGATGCGCTTAATTGTATCTTTTATACCATTTGTTAGTTAATTTGGAAGTCATATAACCAAGGCTAGAAGATCCAATATTTCTATGTTTAATGAACAAGTAGGATTCAAATACAAAGTAGTAAGTTatcattattttgattttatttgcttgatatttttaattcattcttacttcattttatttatttcatgcaATAGAACATTCATGtacaatttcttaaaaattatattggAAATCAAAGGAAGATGGCAGCAATTTACAGCAATGAGAAACAAATATATTGGAGGTGTATGTATGTGCCTAGACTGATGCTATAGGAGTTATGAATAAAGGAAGATTTGATAGTAGATGGCTTTAGTTTGTTGCTGCATATGGGTTAAGGAGAATAGATACGGTTGAGTTTGTGCTTACAGCAAATGCTTCTCAGCATCTCTAGTTTTATACCATCATCCATAGCGAAGAAGATGATTCTCACTCCATTTAATAATTGTGGAACAATATAATATGATGTTtatatttacatatattttGGACAAATTtggaataatatatatatttatgtatatatattttgatgttATATATCGggtaatctttattttatgaatttttcctttttttttatgttattaacATGTTTATTGCATGAGGATTATATGTATATTGTTCAATGTCTTTGTGAGCACTCCAAATATATTAATCAACATGCCATTGGAGGTTAAATTAGATATGATAAGTACAAATActgaaaattaaatcaatagaaaaataatatcaagatattaAACTCATCAAAATCATGCGTATCATCAGAACACTTAGCATTTCATACATGATATTTACATGTAACTTGTCATACAATAAAACTTTCCCAACTGATCCtttaagtataaattaatttcaatttattatacCATATCATACAGCCAGCACTacaagaattttaaaaattactaacggaaatttccgttagTAAACATAGATGTTCCATTAGTGAACAATTTCACTAACGGATCTGTGACGGATTCATTCCGTTGGTAAATTATTTACTAACGGAATTTGTATCCGTTAGTGTCACTAATGGATCACCAATGGAAATGTCCATTGGTGACACTAACGGATTCCATGTCCGTTAGTATGTGAATCGCTTTCTTTACATATGCTTCACTAACGGAATTTGCGTTAGTAATCCGTTAGTGAATACAAAATGGCGTTGTTTTCCTTTGCGACGGATATGGATCCGTTAGTGACACCAACGGAAAGTCTGTTGGTAATCCGTTGataaatcataaaattataaaatcatccCTATATTTTCATACATTATTAAAATACGCCATGCACCTGTACCTGTACCCTGTACATTCATATA
This region of Manihot esculenta cultivar AM560-2 chromosome 10, M.esculenta_v8, whole genome shotgun sequence genomic DNA includes:
- the LOC110624034 gene encoding tobamovirus multiplication protein 3, with translation MGRNGVEFPAIIAYKLRDASSWWQEINESIVWQDRIFHVLAALYGFVAAVALVQLVRIQLRVPEYGWTTQKVFHFLNFLVNGVRCLVFIFRRDIETIHPSILQHVLLDLPSLAFFTTYALLVLFWAEIYYQARAVSTDGLRPSFFTINAVVYAIQIVMWLILWWKDTRLLVIISKMFFAGVSLFAALGFLLYGGRLFLMLQRFPVESKGRRKKLQEVGYVTTICFSCFLVRCIMMCFNAFDKAANLDVLDHPILNFIYYLLVEIVPSSLVLFILRKLPPKRGITQYHPIR